From the genome of Pseudomonas helvetica:
AGGAACTCGGAATGTCTCTGTTGATCCGTGGCGCCACCGTTATTACCCATGATGAAAGTTATCGCGCCGATGTCTTGTGCGCCGACGGCGTGATCAAAGCCATCGGCAACAACCTCGATACTCCCGCCGGCTGCGAAGTGCTCGACGGCAGCGGCCAATACCTGATGCCCGGCGGCATCGACCCGCACACGCACATGCAATTGCCCTTCATGGGCACCGTGGCCAGCGAAGACTTCTTCAGCGGCACGGCGGCGGGTCTGGCGGGTGGTACCACGTCGATCATCGACTTCGTGATTCCCAATCCGCAGCAATCGCTGCTGGAAGCTTTCCATCAGTGGCGTGGCTGGGCTGAAAAATCAGCCTCCGACTATGGCTTTCACGTCGCCATCACCTGGTGGAGCGAACAGGTTCGAGAAGAAATGGCTGAGCTGGTCAGCCATCATGGGGTCAACAGCTTCAAGCATTTCATGGCGTACAAGAACGCGATCATGGCCGCCGACGACACGCTGGTCGCCAGTTTCGAGCGCTGTCTGGAACTCGGTGCCGTACCAACCGTGCACGCAGAAAACGGCGAACTGGTCTATCACCTGCAGCGCAAACTGATGGCCCAGGGCATCACCGGCCCTGAAGCGCACCCGCTGTCGCGGCCGTCCCAGGTTGAAGGTGAAGCCGCGAGCCGGGCGATCCGTATTGCAGAAACGCTTGGCACGCCGCTGTACCTGGTCCACGTCTCGACCAAGGAAGCGCTGGATGAAATCACCTACGCCCGCAGCAAAGGCCAACCGGTCTACGGCGAAGTGCTGGCCGGGCATCTGCTGCTGGATGACAGCGTCTACCAGCACCCGGACTGGCAAACCGCCGCCGGTTACGTGATGAGCCCGCCCTTCCGTCCGCGCGGCCACCAGGAAGCACTTTGGCACGGCCTGCAATCGGGCAACCTGCACACCACCGCCACCGATCACTGCTGTTTCTGTGCCGAACAGAAAGCTGCGGGGCGTGACGACTTCAGCAAAATTCCCAACGGCACGGCGGGCATCGAAGACCGTATGGCGGTGCTGTGGGATGAAGGGGTCAACACCGGGCGCCTGTCGATGCAGGACTTCGTTGCGCTGACCTCTGCCAACACCGCAAAAATCTTCAACCTCTACCCGCGCAAAGGCTCGATCCGCGTCGGCGCCGATGCCGACCTGGTGCTCTGGGACCCGCAAGGTACGCGGACCATTTCCGCCAAGACCCATCACCAAAACGTCGACTTCAACATCTTTGAAGGCAAGACCGTGCGCGGCGTACCCAGCCACACCATCAGCCAGGGTCGACTGGTCTGGGCCGACGGCGACCTGCGTGCCGAACGCGGTGCCGGGCGCTACATCGAACGCCCGGCGTACCCGGCGGTGTTCGATTTGCTGAGCAAGCGCGCTGAGTTGCACAAGCCGACTGCCGTGAAACGCTGACGCTACCCCTGTGGCGAGGGAGCTTGCTCCCGCTGGAGTGCAAAGCGCTCCCAAACCGGTCGATTGCGTCCTATCTGCGTGACGAGTTGTCTGGTTTACGGGCGCTACGCACCCGAGCGGGAGCAAGCTCCCTCGCCACAGGATGCGGCGTTACCAACCACCTATTTGCGTCATGTACAAAAAACAATGCCCATCAGAGGCAGTACCTCAAATAACCGTGAGGCCAACACCGTGATCAAGACTCTGAGCCACTTGCCCCATCCCGCCGAGGATGCGGCCACCCTCGCCGGCCATTTCACCGACCTGGCGCCGCCGCTCAACGACCGTCAGGCACATCTGGAAGCCTCGCGCTGCCTGTATTGCTATGACGCGCCATGCGTCAACGCGTGCCCGAGCGACATCGATATCCCGTCGTTCATTCGCAACATCCATCAAGAGAACGTCCAGGGCGCTGCGCAAACCATTCTCTCGGCGAACATCCTGGGTGGCAGTTGCGCCCGGGTCTGTCCGACAGAAATCCTTTGCCAGCACGCCTGCGTACGCAACAACGCCGAGGAATGCGCGCCGGTACTGATCGGCCTGTTGCAGCGCTACGCCATCGACAACGCGCACTTCAGCGAACACCCATTCCAACGCGCAGCGGCCACCGGCAAACGAATTGCCGTGGTCGGTGCCGGGCCTGCCGGTTTGTCCTGCGCGCACCGCAGCGCCATGCATGGCCACGAGGTGGTAATTTTCGAGGCGCGGGAAAAGGCCGGCGGACTCAACGAATACGGGATCGCCAAATACAAACTGGTGGATGACTTTGCCCAGCATGAGCTGGACTTCCTGCTGGAAATCGGCGGCATCGAAATCCGCCACGGGCAAAAACTCGGTGAGAACCTGAGCCTCAGCGAACTGCATCAGCAGTTCGACGCAGTATTCCTCGGCCTTGGCCTGGCCGCCAGCAAACAGCTGGGGTTGGCTGACGAAGACGCCCCAGGGCTGTTGGCCGCTACCGATTACATTCGCGAACTGCGCCAGGCCGATGACCTGAGCCAATTGCCGCTGGCCGATCATTGCATCGTCCTCGGCGCCGGCAACACGGCAATCGACATGGCCGTGCAAATGGCCCGCCTCGGTGCCCGCGACGTGAATCTGGTGTACCGCCGTGGTCTTGAGGACATGGGCGCAACCGCTCATGAGCAGGACATCGCCAAGGCCAATCAGGTACGGCTGATGACCTGGGCGCAACCGCAGGACGTCTTGCTCGACGATAAAGGCCAGGTGCGTGGAATGCGTTTCGCCCGCACGCGTCTCGAAAATGGTCGGCTGATCAGCACCGGGGACACCTTCGAGCTGGCCGCCGATGCGATCTTCAAAGCCATCGGGCAAAAATTCGACGACAACGCGCTGAGCGATCCGCTGGCCCGCGAGCTGAAACGCCAGGGCGACCGAATTCAGGTGGATGAACAGATGCGTACCAGCATTCCCGGCGTCTATGCCGGCGGCGATTGCACCAGCCTCGATCAGGACCTCACCGTACAGGCCGTGCAGCACGGCAAACTCGCCGCTGAAGCGATCCATGCCCAACTCATGCTCAACGTGGAGGCTGCGTAAATGGCCGATCTTTCGATTGTCTTCGCCGGTATCAAAGCCCCCAACCCGTTCTGGCTGGCCTCCGCACCGCCCACCGACAAGGCCTACAACGTGGTCCGTGCGTTCGAGGCCGGCTGGGGTGGGGTGGTTTGGAAAACCCTGGGTGAAGACCCGGCGGCGGTCAACGTCTCGTCGCGTTACTCCGCGCACTTTGGTGCCAACCGTGAAGTCATGGGCATCAACAACATTGAGCTGATCACTGACCGCTCGCTGGAAATCAATCTGCGAGAAATCACCCAGGTCAAAAAAGACTGGCCGGATCGCGCACTGATCGTGTCGCTGATGGTGCCTTGCGTCGAAGAGTCGTGGAAAAACATCCTGCCGCTGGTAGAAGCCACGGGCGCCGATGGTATCGAGCTGAACTTCGGCTGCCCCCACGGCATGCCGGAACGTGGCATGGGCGCGGCAGTGGGTCAGGTGCCGGAATACGTCGAGCAAGTCACTCGCTGGTGCAAGACCTATTGCTCGCTGCCGGTGATCGTCAAGCTCACGCCGAACATCACCGACATCCGCGTCGCCGCCCGGGCAGCCCACCGTGGTGGCGCCGATGCGGTGTCGCTGATCAACACCATCAACTCGATCACCAGCATCGACCTGGATCGCATGGTTGCGCATCCGATGGTCGGCAGCCAAAGCACCCACGGTGGTTACTGCGGTTCGGCGGTCAAACCGATTGCGTTGAACATGGTCGCCGAAATCGCCCGTGACCCGCAGACCCAAGGCCTGCCCATTTGTGGCATCGGCGGCATTGGCAGTTGGCGTGACGCAGCCGAATTCATGGCGCTGGGCAGTGGCGCGGTGCAGGTGTGCACGGCGGCGATGCTGCATGGTTTTCGGATCGTCGAGGAAATGAAGGACGGATTGTCCCGCTGGATGGACAGCCAAGGCTACTCAAGCGTGCAGGATTTTTCCGGGCGTGCGGTGGGCAATACCACGGACTGGAAATACCTGGACATCAACTATCAGGTGATCGCCAAGATCGACCAGCAAGCCTGCATTGGTTGCGGCCGTTGCCACATAGCCTGCGAAGACACTTCGCACCAGGCCATCGCCAGCCTGAAACAACCGGATGGCACCCACAAATATGAAGTGATCGATGACGAGTGCGTGGGCTGCAACCTGTGCCAGATCACTTGCCCGGTGCAGGACTGCATCGCGATGGTGCCGGTCGATAACGGGAAACCGTTTCTGGACTGGGACCATGATCCGAGGAATCCCTATCATGTCGCGGGTTGAGATCCGCGTCGCCTGAACTGACGCCTTCGCGGGCAAGCCTTGCTCCTACGGATTTGTGTCGAGCCACAAATAGGTGATCGACACTAAACCCGTAGGAGCAAGGCTTGCCCGCGATGACAATCCTACGGTTCCAACCCGATCCCCCGCAGAATCACGCTGGTCACCGTCTGCACCGCGCGCTCGAACTGCATGTCCGACAGCGGTTGATGGTCGTTGAGAATGTTGATCTGGTGATCGAAGTCAGCGTAATGCTGGGTCGAGGCCCAGATCATGTACAGCAGGCTTGAAGGCTCCACCGGCAGGATGCGTTTGTCCTCCACCCATTGGCGAATTTTCGCTTCCTTCATCTTGGCCCAGTCGTACAGGCTGACGTCCAGCGCCTCACCCAATGTCGGCGCACCGTGGATGATTTCATTGGCCCAGACTTTCGAGCCGTAAGGCCGGCTGCGGGAATGGTTCATCTTGGCGCGGATGTAACTGCTGAGCACCACCCGCGGGTCATCGAACATCTCGAAGCACAGCGCGTCCTGCTTCCAGACTTCCAGCAAATCGAACAGCACCGCGCTGTACAGCTCAGCCTTGGTGCTGAAGTAGTAATGCAGATTGGAGCGCGGCAGTTGCACTTCCTTAGCGATGTCGGCCATCGCGGTGCTGCCAAAACCTTTCTCGGCGAAGACCTTCTCGGCGGCCAGGAGGATTTTCTCGACGTTACTGCGGCGGATCTCGATTTTGTGATTGCCCATAAGGGCTCCCTGACAGCGGCATGGGTCAAGACTAGCATTCGCCACCTGCGAAACGAAACGTCGTACAGGGTCCGAGGCATAGGTAAACTGTCGCATCTTCCAATCTGCCTGATAGGTGCTGACCGATGTTGCTGAAAAAAGCCCTGACTGTGACTGCCCTACTCGGCTCGCTGTTCGCCGCCTCCTCGGTGTTTGCTCACGCTCACCTGAAAAGCTCGACGCCAGCCGCCGACAGCAACGTTGCCGCACCTGCCGAATTGCGCCTGGCGTTCTCCGAAGGGGTTGAAGCCAGTTTCACCAAAGTCGATATCAGCAAGGATGGCGTGGCCGTTGCCGTGAAAAGCATCGTCACCGAAAGCGCCGATAAAAAGACCCTGGTCGTTACTCCCGCCGCCCCTCTGAGCGCCGGTAACTACAAGGTCGAATGGCATGCAGTGTCGGTCGACACCCATAAAAGCGCTGGCGACTACAGCTTCAAGGTGAGTCAGTAATCGATGTCGAGCGCGCTGGTCCTGGGCCGCTTCCTGCATTTCATCGTCGTGCTGATGCTGTTTGGGGCCTGCCTGTTCAGGCCCTTGCTGTTGCGCCATGAACCGCTGGCCCAAGCGCTCGCGACACTCGATCAACGCCTGGCCGGGCTGAGTCGGCTGCTCGCCGGGTTCGCCTTGTTCAGCGGGGTTTGCTGGCTGCTGTTGATCACCGCCAGCATGGCCGGCTCGCTGTCGGCGGCGTTTGATTGGCCAACCGTGCAACTGGTGTTGAGCAACACCTTCTTCGGGCAGGTCTGGCGTTGGCATTTGCTGTTCAACGGGCTGTTGGTGGTCTGCCTGCTGAGCCCGCTGAGCAACTCGTTTGCGCTGCGTATGCTCCTGAGCAGCCTGCTGCTGATGACCCTGGCCCCGGTCGGTCATGGCGCGATGCTCGATGGCCTGAATGGCCAGTTGCTGATCCTCAATCAAGTGATTCACCTGACCTGCGTCGGTGCCTGGCTGGGTGGACTCATGCTGCTACTGATGATTCTGCGGCGACCGACGACTCACGCTGTCGAGCCGATACTGCAACGCTTCAGCGGGATCGGTTATGGGCTGGTGGCGGGTTTGCTGGTAACCGGCCTGATCAACGTCCGGGTGTTGACCGGGGCCTTCTGGCCGACACCGCTGCTGTCCGGGTTCGCGTTGATTCTGTTGATCAAGGTGCTGTTGGTCAGCGCCATGCTTGGCCTGGCGCTGTTCAATCGCTTGAAAATCAAGCACTGCGGGCAACGCCTCTCGGCGCTGCGCACCAGCGTGATGCTGGAGTGGTTGCTGGGGATAGCGGCCGTGGCGGCAGTTTCCCTGTTGGGTACATTGCCGCCGATGGTGGCCGGTAACTGATCGTTCCCGCACGGGAACGATCATCGGCACCTACGGATTGCCAGCGACGGCATTGCCTTGCCCGGAGGTATCGATACTCACCACCACCGACATGCCGGGCCGCAGGCGTTCGCTTTGCGCCTGGTTCGCGTCAACGGTGATGCGCACCGGCACGCGTTGAGCGATTTTGACGAAGTTGCCGGTGGCGTTGTCGGCCTGCAGCAGGCTGAACTCGGAACCGGTGGCCGGTGAAATGCGCTGCACTCGACCGTGAAATTTCTGGTGATTCAAGGCATCGACGGTGAAGGTAACCGGCTGGCCGATGTGGATGTTGTTCATCTGGGTTTCTTTCATGTTGGCGATCACCCACAACTGGCTCGGCACCAAGGCCATCAACTGCGCGCCGGAGTTGACGTAGGCACCAAGACGCACGCCGATCTGCCCGAGCTGACCGTCTTGCGGAGCGACCACGCGGGTGTTGGACAGATCGATCCGCGCCAGCTCAACCGCCGCTTCGGCACTGGCCACCGCCGCCTCCAGCGAACCGCGATTGACGATCACCGTTTGCAGGTCCTGCCGGGCAATTTCCAGACTGGCCTGGGCCTGCGCCACCGCAGCGATGGTTTGCGCATTAGCGGCACGGGTCACGTCCAGCTCGCGCTTTGACACCGAGCCGTCGCTGATCAACGCTTCGTTACGCCGCAAGTCCGCCGCGCTTTTTTGCGCCTGGGCCTGGCTGTCGGACAGCGCCGCCTGACGCAGCTTGATGGTCGCCTCGGCGCTGTTGCGTTGCTGCACCGCATTGGCCAGCGCGGCTTTCTGCACCGCCAGTTGCGCCAGCGATTGATCCAGACGTTGCTTGTAAATCCGGTCATCCAGCCGCACCAGCAGGTCGCCGGTCTTGACGAACTGGAAGTCCTGCACCGGCACCTCAAACACGTAGCCACTGAGCTGCGGGCCAATGATCGTCACCTGGCCGCGAACCAGCGCATTTTCAGTGCTTTCGATGGCGCTGCCGAACGGCGGCAACTGCCAGGCATACAACACGATCAGCACCCCGACGATGGCAATGCCAGCAAAGCCCAGCGACGAAATAATCCGCACCGGCAGAGAACGCGGCTCGGTGCCAGAAGTTTTAGGCGGTGCCACGCCCTCGGGAGTCGAGGCGATGGCGTTGGTGGTTGTGGTGATCGGGTCGGTCATGAAGAAGAGGCACCGCTGGAAGGAACGGAAGTCGGACTGGCCGGCGTGGGAGCGACAGCCTTGGTCGTGCTCAACAGCCACAGGCTGCGAATGAAGATCCAGAGCATGGTCAGCATCGCGATCACCGCGATCAGCATGAACACATCGTTATAGGCCATGACATTCGCCTCCCGGGTCGCAGCCGCTGCCAGGCTACGAATGCCCTGAGTGGTGCGGGCCGATGGGTCGGCGATACTCGACACATAACTCGCGCTGCTGCCTTGCACACGGCTGGCCACTTGCGGGTCGACCAGGGTCAGGCGCTCGACGATATGGCTGGAATGGAATTTTTCCCGGGCGATCTGGAACGTCCCCAACAACGCAGCACCAATCAAGCCACCGAGGTTCTGGCAAATCCCGAACAGCACGGAAAAACTCACCAGATTGCGCGGATTGGTCAACACGTTGCGGGTGCCGAGCACCATGGTCGGGCCGAGGAAAAACGTCCCGCCAAAGGCCAGTAGAAACTGGCTGAGGTACATGTTCTCCGGGCGTGTCAGGTTGGTCGAGAAACTGTCCATCACGGAACCTGTGGCCATCAGCGCCAGAGAAATGATCAACGGCATCAACAGGTGCGAGGGATTGATCGTCAGCGCGCTGGTGGCAAGGCCAGCGACGCTGCCCACTAGCATCACCACGTAAAGGCTGTGCATCTGCTGGCTGCCCAGGTTCAGGGTTTGCAGCAAACCCACGGCCCCGGTGGACTGTTCGGTGAGCACCATACGGATGAGGATCACCGCCAATGCCAGGCGAATCATCACCCCGCTGCCCAACCAGCGGGTCATCAGCATCGGGTTGCTGCGGTTATGTTCGATGGCCAGGCCGGCCATGATCAACACGATCGAGCCGGCCGAGGCGACGCCGATCCACGGTGCTTCAAGCCACCAATCGATACGGCCCAACGACAACACCGCACAGAGCAGCGCCACTCCACCCGCCAGCAAGGCGAAGGTCAGGAAATCGAGTTTTTCGAAAGTTTTGAAGCGGTCACCCGGCGGCAACTTGAGCATGAACACACAGCCCAGTGAGGTCAGCGCCATGCCCAGTTCAAACAGATAGAGCCCGCGCCATTCAGCGATCTGCAACAGGTCTTCGGAGAACAACCGGGCCAGTGGCAATGCCAGTTGCGAGGTACCCAGGCCCAGCACCAACGCCTTCATGCGCCACTTCGCCGGGAAAGCCTGCACCATGTAATACAGGCCCAGCGAACTCAGCGCCGCACCGACCATACCGTGGGCGGCGCGCACCGCAATCGCCGAACTGAGGTCGTTGACGAACAAATGCCCGAAGGTCACCAGCGCATACAACACCAGGAATACTTCAGTGAACGCCCGCAAGCCGAACTGCTGACGAAACTTCACCAGCAGCAGGTTCATCGAGACGTT
Proteins encoded in this window:
- a CDS encoding HlyD family secretion protein, with amino-acid sequence MTDPITTTTNAIASTPEGVAPPKTSGTEPRSLPVRIISSLGFAGIAIVGVLIVLYAWQLPPFGSAIESTENALVRGQVTIIGPQLSGYVFEVPVQDFQFVKTGDLLVRLDDRIYKQRLDQSLAQLAVQKAALANAVQQRNSAEATIKLRQAALSDSQAQAQKSAADLRRNEALISDGSVSKRELDVTRAANAQTIAAVAQAQASLEIARQDLQTVIVNRGSLEAAVASAEAAVELARIDLSNTRVVAPQDGQLGQIGVRLGAYVNSGAQLMALVPSQLWVIANMKETQMNNIHIGQPVTFTVDALNHQKFHGRVQRISPATGSEFSLLQADNATGNFVKIAQRVPVRITVDANQAQSERLRPGMSVVVSIDTSGQGNAVAGNP
- the copC gene encoding copper homeostasis periplasmic binding protein CopC, which produces MLLKKALTVTALLGSLFAASSVFAHAHLKSSTPAADSNVAAPAELRLAFSEGVEASFTKVDISKDGVAVAVKSIVTESADKKTLVVTPAAPLSAGNYKVEWHAVSVDTHKSAGDYSFKVSQ
- a CDS encoding TetR/AcrR family transcriptional regulator, giving the protein MGNHKIEIRRSNVEKILLAAEKVFAEKGFGSTAMADIAKEVQLPRSNLHYYFSTKAELYSAVLFDLLEVWKQDALCFEMFDDPRVVLSSYIRAKMNHSRSRPYGSKVWANEIIHGAPTLGEALDVSLYDWAKMKEAKIRQWVEDKRILPVEPSSLLYMIWASTQHYADFDHQINILNDHQPLSDMQFERAVQTVTSVILRGIGLEP
- the hydA gene encoding dihydropyrimidinase; translation: MSLLIRGATVITHDESYRADVLCADGVIKAIGNNLDTPAGCEVLDGSGQYLMPGGIDPHTHMQLPFMGTVASEDFFSGTAAGLAGGTTSIIDFVIPNPQQSLLEAFHQWRGWAEKSASDYGFHVAITWWSEQVREEMAELVSHHGVNSFKHFMAYKNAIMAADDTLVASFERCLELGAVPTVHAENGELVYHLQRKLMAQGITGPEAHPLSRPSQVEGEAASRAIRIAETLGTPLYLVHVSTKEALDEITYARSKGQPVYGEVLAGHLLLDDSVYQHPDWQTAAGYVMSPPFRPRGHQEALWHGLQSGNLHTTATDHCCFCAEQKAAGRDDFSKIPNGTAGIEDRMAVLWDEGVNTGRLSMQDFVALTSANTAKIFNLYPRKGSIRVGADADLVLWDPQGTRTISAKTHHQNVDFNIFEGKTVRGVPSHTISQGRLVWADGDLRAERGAGRYIERPAYPAVFDLLSKRAELHKPTAVKR
- a CDS encoding MFS transporter encodes the protein MDHYAPRNWQPHERPSLPGSPSTPLHPTPKRLAYALVGLLVALTGGLGNALVVANLPYLQGALGATTAEMAWLPAAYVMTNVSMNLLLVKFRQQFGLRAFTEVFLVLYALVTFGHLFVNDLSSAIAVRAAHGMVGAALSSLGLYYMVQAFPAKWRMKALVLGLGTSQLALPLARLFSEDLLQIAEWRGLYLFELGMALTSLGCVFMLKLPPGDRFKTFEKLDFLTFALLAGGVALLCAVLSLGRIDWWLEAPWIGVASAGSIVLIMAGLAIEHNRSNPMLMTRWLGSGVMIRLALAVILIRMVLTEQSTGAVGLLQTLNLGSQQMHSLYVVMLVGSVAGLATSALTINPSHLLMPLIISLALMATGSVMDSFSTNLTRPENMYLSQFLLAFGGTFFLGPTMVLGTRNVLTNPRNLVSFSVLFGICQNLGGLIGAALLGTFQIAREKFHSSHIVERLTLVDPQVASRVQGSSASYVSSIADPSARTTQGIRSLAAAATREANVMAYNDVFMLIAVIAMLTMLWIFIRSLWLLSTTKAVAPTPASPTSVPSSGASSS
- the preA gene encoding NAD-dependent dihydropyrimidine dehydrogenase subunit PreA; protein product: MADLSIVFAGIKAPNPFWLASAPPTDKAYNVVRAFEAGWGGVVWKTLGEDPAAVNVSSRYSAHFGANREVMGINNIELITDRSLEINLREITQVKKDWPDRALIVSLMVPCVEESWKNILPLVEATGADGIELNFGCPHGMPERGMGAAVGQVPEYVEQVTRWCKTYCSLPVIVKLTPNITDIRVAARAAHRGGADAVSLINTINSITSIDLDRMVAHPMVGSQSTHGGYCGSAVKPIALNMVAEIARDPQTQGLPICGIGGIGSWRDAAEFMALGSGAVQVCTAAMLHGFRIVEEMKDGLSRWMDSQGYSSVQDFSGRAVGNTTDWKYLDINYQVIAKIDQQACIGCGRCHIACEDTSHQAIASLKQPDGTHKYEVIDDECVGCNLCQITCPVQDCIAMVPVDNGKPFLDWDHDPRNPYHVAG
- a CDS encoding NAD(P)-dependent oxidoreductase codes for the protein MIKTLSHLPHPAEDAATLAGHFTDLAPPLNDRQAHLEASRCLYCYDAPCVNACPSDIDIPSFIRNIHQENVQGAAQTILSANILGGSCARVCPTEILCQHACVRNNAEECAPVLIGLLQRYAIDNAHFSEHPFQRAAATGKRIAVVGAGPAGLSCAHRSAMHGHEVVIFEAREKAGGLNEYGIAKYKLVDDFAQHELDFLLEIGGIEIRHGQKLGENLSLSELHQQFDAVFLGLGLAASKQLGLADEDAPGLLAATDYIRELRQADDLSQLPLADHCIVLGAGNTAIDMAVQMARLGARDVNLVYRRGLEDMGATAHEQDIAKANQVRLMTWAQPQDVLLDDKGQVRGMRFARTRLENGRLISTGDTFELAADAIFKAIGQKFDDNALSDPLARELKRQGDRIQVDEQMRTSIPGVYAGGDCTSLDQDLTVQAVQHGKLAAEAIHAQLMLNVEAA
- the copD gene encoding copper homeostasis membrane protein CopD gives rise to the protein MSSALVLGRFLHFIVVLMLFGACLFRPLLLRHEPLAQALATLDQRLAGLSRLLAGFALFSGVCWLLLITASMAGSLSAAFDWPTVQLVLSNTFFGQVWRWHLLFNGLLVVCLLSPLSNSFALRMLLSSLLLMTLAPVGHGAMLDGLNGQLLILNQVIHLTCVGAWLGGLMLLLMILRRPTTHAVEPILQRFSGIGYGLVAGLLVTGLINVRVLTGAFWPTPLLSGFALILLIKVLLVSAMLGLALFNRLKIKHCGQRLSALRTSVMLEWLLGIAAVAAVSLLGTLPPMVAGN